GCCTAGAAAATTTCCGAGTGTCTGAAGTTAATACTCACCCAAATGATAAGGCTCACGAGTACGAAAGTACATTTGTTGAAGCTTGGCTCCGAACGTTGTAATGATATTAACAAAACGGTGAATCTATGTCAAATTCCAATTACAACGAAAACGAAAAGTGGCGCAAGTTCTTACAGCCTGTCATCACCGGCCTTATAGCTATGATGACCGCGGTTGTGGGTTACTTGCAGTATTTGCAGAAACAAGAGAGCGACAGGCGTGATTCCCGAATTGCCGTTCTCGAAGTGCAGGTAAGCGAGCAATCAAAGCGCAGCGACAAGTTTGATGTCGATATAGACAACTTCAAGGCTCTACTATCGGACATACGTTCGGACGTGTCATTTATCCGAGGGAAGATGGAGAAGCGCTGATGTGGATTATTACGCTGCTCATGGTGCTAGGCACGCTAAACGCGGAGTTTACCGATGATAAAGAAAGCCTTGATAACGTCAAACGCGATTAACTTGGTCATGTTCGTGTACTTTATCCTGGAGGAATTATGAGTAGAACAAAATGCACGGTCAAAAGCGTAAAGGCTTCGCCGTTCATTACAACATCCGGTCGCCCGTTTACATTCTTGGGTACCGCGTGTATTTCAATAGAACTGGTACGAACCTATACGGACGACAAAACCGAAAAAGCGTTGCTTAACATAAAAATTCGTCCCGGCTACAAAACGGACGGGGCAAGCACATTTTTTCCGATTTCGTTGCTTGTGCCGCAATGGGTTCCAGGTGACGACAATTACAACGCCGCCCCGGTTGCTCACGATGTGCTGTACATGCTCGGCGGTATAGTCGATGGTGTACACGAGCCCGTGAAGTTAAGCCGCGAAGAAGTGGACGACATTTTGCGCGGCGTTTGGCGTTGCTGGGGAATGTCCCGCTTTGTTGCAGGGTGCGCAGACAAGGGCGTCGAGGTTTTCGCGGGAGGAAAATATCACTGGGGCAATGATTGCTATAACGTGCGCCAATTTGTTGATGTAAAATGGGAGGTGGCTGCATGCTCACGCTAGTCCGCTATACTCGAACAGAAACGGCCATTCTAGGCTCTCTTTACCTGAATGGTGCTTTTGTCTGCTACACGCTCGAAAACGAAGCCAAGGCGATTCCGTGCGGCATGTACACCGTGCATAACAGTAAGTCACCGAAGTTCAAGCGCGAGCTTCCGCTTCTTACTTCGGGCAAGGTAAGCGCAAGCCGCGGGATTCGTATTCACGTTGGGAACACGGCTAAGGACTCGCAGGGTTGTGTGCTCGTTGGCATGACAAGAGAGGTACACCTTCTCGGAGGCTCGAAGCTCAATGAGTCAAAGAACGCCGAGACGATGGTAACGATGATTTGCCGTAACGAATCGAATCTTGTCATTGTCGATAACTACAAGCAGGGAATGACGGATAAATGATATTCACGATTCCTTACGACACGCCGAGCAAGAAGAACAGCCGCATAGTAAACAGAAGGACTGGCCGTAGCTTTCCAAGCAAGGCTTACAGCGATTGGCATGTTAAGGCCTCTCTTTGGATAAGGACGCACTACTCGATCAATGCTTTGGGCAACGGGCCGTTCTCGGTCAGCATGGCTTTCAATCACGGCACGTTGCGCAGGTGCGACAGTGACAACAAGGCAAGCTCCATTCTGGACTTGCTTGTCGATTTGGGCGTGATAGAGGACGATAGCTGGCAGGTAGTCCGCAGCCTTAGCGTAACGAACTATTACGAGAAGGCTATGCCTAGCGTAACGGTGAAGATTTTCCCATATACGGAAGAATTTATAAGCAAGTAGAAACCAGTAGTCGGGGAGACTACAAAAAAAGGCCCTCGGTGGGAAACCATCGGGGGCTTTTTGCGTACAAAAAAAACGCTCGACAATTAGTATTGTCAAGCGTCAATTAACAAGAGGTATCAAACAATATAGTCATTGCTGATGATTGATAAATCAATATAGCAACGTAAACTTTATTTGTCAAGCGTGCCTTTCTCGTCCTGGAAAACGAAAGGTAAATTTAAATGAATAAAATCA
This genomic interval from Fibrobacter succinogenes contains the following:
- a CDS encoding DUF1353 domain-containing protein; amino-acid sequence: MSRTKCTVKSVKASPFITTSGRPFTFLGTACISIELVRTYTDDKTEKALLNIKIRPGYKTDGASTFFPISLLVPQWVPGDDNYNAAPVAHDVLYMLGGIVDGVHEPVKLSREEVDDILRGVWRCWGMSRFVAGCADKGVEVFAGGKYHWGNDCYNVRQFVDVKWEVAACSR
- a CDS encoding DUF5675 family protein, with product MLTLVRYTRTETAILGSLYLNGAFVCYTLENEAKAIPCGMYTVHNSKSPKFKRELPLLTSGKVSASRGIRIHVGNTAKDSQGCVLVGMTREVHLLGGSKLNESKNAETMVTMICRNESNLVIVDNYKQGMTDK
- a CDS encoding RusA family crossover junction endodeoxyribonuclease yields the protein MIFTIPYDTPSKKNSRIVNRRTGRSFPSKAYSDWHVKASLWIRTHYSINALGNGPFSVSMAFNHGTLRRCDSDNKASSILDLLVDLGVIEDDSWQVVRSLSVTNYYEKAMPSVTVKIFPYTEEFISK